The nucleotide window TTTCAGCCAAGTGGCAGTGATACATACCCTGAATGGCAAGAAAGTATTGAGTTTTCGAGCAGCCAATCAACGCCATGCAGAAATTGTCGATGCATCGATCAAGGTCGCCTTGACCCGAGATGAGCAAACCGCTGAGGGCTATTTTTTACGGCGTTTTTATGATTTGAAATTGGAACGAGATACCTCACCGCTCTTTGCCTTGGTCTGGAATATTTACCATGTGATTGATGAGAGCAGCCCCCTTTTTGGCAAAAATGCTGAAGATATCCAAAACGAAGCCTCGGTGCTTTTGGTCAGCTTCAGTGGTATTGACGATCATCTTGTGCAAACCCTGCATACTCGGCATGCCTATAACAGTGGAGATATTCATTTTGGCAGACGGCTGACAGACATTATTGGCTGGTCTGAGGAGGGGCGTCGTTTTGTCGATTACCGTCGTTTTCATGAAACCGAAGCTGAATTTTGAGTGAAGCTTAACCTATTTCTAAACATGATTTTAAAGTAAAGGGGCTATAATCTTTTCAGGTAAACCCCATGACATTTTCGCTCTATCAATCTTCAAATCCATTGCCCGCCCCTGGCCAGCTCTTTCAGAAGCAAGCGGCTTCTTTGCCCCTGTCTTCCAACCTGGGCGCGGTTTCTGCCCAAATTCAACAGACCCCCGCTGCTCCGGCCCTCAAGCCAGATACCACCCGTTTCAGCTTGGTTTCTCGCCTGCTCAGTCCCTTTGAAAATATCAGCCTGGCCCCCCTGAAAGCCGTTCCTGGCCAGATCATGAATGGCCTTGAAAAAGGCTGGCAGGCCCTGAAAGATACCTTTACGTTTCAATTTGAAGAAGCAGGACGTTTTGGCACTGAGCGCGAAGCGGAGTCAAACTGTGGCCCTGCTTCGGCCAGCATGATTCTGAAACAGTTGGGTGTTTACCCCCCAACCATGCAGCAAATGCGCCTGATGGTAGGGGCTCCGATTGGCAGTGGCAGCCGTCCTTTTGCCCTGAGCACGGAGCAGGTGATCACAGCCGTGAAAAAATCAGCCTCTCAAAAAGGGCGTTATATCAGCACAGAAACGCGCATTTTAACTCGCAATGTCGATGTCGCAATCAGTGAAATGCGCAACCGGCTGGCGCGGGGGGAAAAGTTGATCCTGCTGACCTCAGGTTTTCGTTCTCTTTCTCAGGGGCACTATGTGGTGGTGAAAGAAGTCAGAGCGGATGGTTCTCTGCTGGTGGATGACCCCGGCCGTTCTGATGGCGAGAATATCGTCTATTCAAAATCCCGTTTGGCCAAGGTTTTGCAGGTCCGCCAAGAGACCTATGGCATGCAAAACTGCCTGTTGGCTTTTAAGACCTGAAACACGCCTCAAACTCTTCGTAGCGTGCAATCTCCTCAAAGCCCAATTTGGTATAGGTGCGAATAGCTGCCGCATTGTCAGATTTCACATTTAATCCGATTAAAGCTACTGTTTGCAGAAGATCCTGGCAAAGACTGCCTGTGGTGAGTGTGCCCAAGCCCTGTCCGCGAAAGACCGGATCCGTGGTGATATTGCCCAAGGCAGCGACTTTCCACTCTGGAGAATAGACATGGATGCCTGCAATACTGATCAGTTGAGCGCCTTGAAAAATACCTCGGTACTGCCCCGTTTCAAGCATACGCCGGTCAAACCAGTTTTGGGGGTAAGCCCGCTGGTAAAGCGCCTCAATTGCGGGCAGGTCTGTTGTACTCAGCGAAATCACTCTTTCAGACGCCCATGATGCCAGCGCTTCTGGCTGGGTCAGCACCATGCGGCTGTGAATGCCATGGCTGGTCAGGGTATAAGTTTGCTCTAAAACAGGCTGCAGCCCGGGACTGAGGTGGGTATAAAAACGTGGCGGCAAACAAGGCTGCAGACTTTCCAAGAGTTGGCACATGGGTTCGGGGCTTTCACTGAAGGCCAGAACCGCAGGCGTTTCCTGCCCCAGATAGACCAGAATCAGAGCTTCCAGCGCAGATTCGTTTTTCCAGCCATACCAGAGGGTCTGGGGCCAGAAAAAATCATCCAGATCGCCAAAACTGTAGAGGTGCAGCCCAGGATTGCGACTGAGAAAAGCCGCAATCTCGTGCTTATCGTGCAAAACAACGCGGCCCATCAGTTGTGGCTGTGCAATTCAGGATTGAGGGCAATGGTGCGGGGATTGGGCTTACAGACCACTTCTCCGCTGACGGAATCCTGATAAAAGAGCAGAAAGCCGCGGCCTGAAAGTTCACGGGCATGCACACGGTTTTGCCCGTGTTCTACCACTTCTCCCGCTAAGTTGAGGGGTTGGCCGGTTTGGTTGTAGAGGCTGACCTTGGTGCCTGCCGTTAAATACAAACCTGCTGCCAGTGTACAGCCGTCTCCCAGTGAGATACCGGTTCCCGCATTGGCGCCCAAAAGGCACTGGCTGCCGATTTCAATCACATGGGTATTGCCGCCGGAAAGTGTGCCCATGATCGAGGCGCCTCCGCCAATATCTGTTTTATCGCCCACAAAGACCCCTGCTGAAATTCGGCCTTCCACCATGGCCTGGCCTTCTGTGCCGGCATTGAAATTCACAAAACCAGCCTGCATAATGGTGGTGCCTTCTCCCAGATAGGCTCCCAAACGAACTTGTGCGCCTGAGGCGATCCGAACGCCAGAGGGCAGATGGTAATTGACGAGATAGGGAAATTTATCCACATGACTGACTTGCAGGGGCTGACCTGAAAGCAGGGCTTGAATTCTGACTTCTTCGAGATCTTCAGGCAAAATCGGGCCTTGGTTGGTCCAGGCCAGATTGCTGAGCACCCGAAAAGCGCCATCGAGCAAAACGCCGTGGGGTTTGACCTTGCGCTGTGAAATCAGTTGCAGTTTGAAATAGGCCTCTTCAGGGCTCTGTACAGGCTGATCCGGGGCAGAAAGCAGAAAGAAACCGCAGTCTAAATGGCTATAGCTCTGATGCTGCGGGGGTGTTTTCTGAACTTGGGCCACGACAGCTTGCAGAGCCTGCGCTTCAGGTGCCTCAGGATGATCGGCCAGCAAGGCGCTGAGCGCCTCCAGATCGGTCTGGGACAGAACGGTAAAGGCATCGTTCTGCAGCAAAAAACGCGTCACGAGTGCTTCCAGCAAGGGGCCAGAGTTAGAAAACATGTGGGGATAGAGAACATCAAGGGGGGTGGCGCTCCGGCTGCGGCGCAGGCCAAAGCCCCAGGCAAAACAGGTTGGCATAGCGGGCTCCTCAAGAATAAACTGCTGCGTTCACTATACCAAATGCCCTACGAAACTGCCGCTTAGAGCTGAATTCTGACCACCAGTTCTTCCTGACGCAGAAAGGCAAACGCTGAGGAGACCTGATCTGCACAGCTTTCGGGAATATCAGAAAGTACGGTCCCCAAGTTCAATCCCGCTTGCAGGCCCTGAACGATTTGCGCATGCACTGGGCTGAGTATTTTCGAGCGCAACCCCATTTGATTCTTATACAGCAAAAGAAATTCTTGCTCTCCCTCGGGCAAGGAGGATGGGGTTACCCCTTCTTTCCACAATGTGTAGAGTTGAAAATCGGAAACAAACAGCGCAAGCGCTGGAGTCAGCCAAAAATTGAGATTTTCGGGTTCAGCACAGACTTCCATGATCTCCCAGTCGGCAGGCGGTTCGTGGGCGCTGTGAAAGAGTTCCCGAAAAGCCCATTCTAAACGACACAGTTTGGGTAAGGCCGGAAAAGCGCTCGTGCAAGGATGGCCTGCTACAAAACGTGAAAAATCTGCCCCAAAGGCGCCCAGGTCAGGTTGCCGGGAAACGCCAATCTCCAAATAATCCAAGTAAAGCTGATGAAACAGATCTTTTCCCAGCCAAGCCTCAGTTTGCGCATAGGTATCCAGCAAAGCCTCTTTTAAACGGGCAAGGTAATCCCCTCGATAGGTTTCCAGGGCCTGTTCAGGACTTAAGGCCGGAATCGTGCGAAAACAGTTCAAGAGTTCAGGCTGTTCCCATGATCCCAAACCTATCGCTGAA belongs to bacterium (Candidatus Blackallbacteria) CG13_big_fil_rev_8_21_14_2_50_49_14 and includes:
- a CDS encoding ATP-sensitive inward rectifier potassium channel 10; this translates as MILEPLMSAKQRAQINPDGSFNVDRRGIHASLRHDLYHFLQAASWARLIALLSLLYILANLVFALLYLPGLAGLANARSGSFADAFFFSVQTMSTVGYGYLAPQSLYINLIMVIESVFGFLLTAVATGLIFAKFSRVRARVLFSQVAVIHTLNGKKVLSFRAANQRHAEIVDASIKVALTRDEQTAEGYFLRRFYDLKLERDTSPLFALVWNIYHVIDESSPLFGKNAEDIQNEASVLLVSFSGIDDHLVQTLHTRHAYNSGDIHFGRRLTDIIGWSEEGRRFVDYRRFHETEAEF
- a CDS encoding GNAT family N-acetyltransferase; translated protein: MGRVVLHDKHEIAAFLSRNPGLHLYSFGDLDDFFWPQTLWYGWKNESALEALILVYLGQETPAVLAFSESPEPMCQLLESLQPCLPPRFYTHLSPGLQPVLEQTYTLTSHGIHSRMVLTQPEALASWASERVISLSTTDLPAIEALYQRAYPQNWFDRRMLETGQYRGIFQGAQLISIAGIHVYSPEWKVAALGNITTDPVFRGQGLGTLTTGSLCQDLLQTVALIGLNVKSDNAAAIRTYTKLGFEEIARYEEFEACFRS
- a CDS encoding 2,3,4,5-tetrahydropyridine-2,6-dicarboxylate N-succinyltransferase, encoding MFSNSGPLLEALVTRFLLQNDAFTVLSQTDLEALSALLADHPEAPEAQALQAVVAQVQKTPPQHQSYSHLDCGFFLLSAPDQPVQSPEEAYFKLQLISQRKVKPHGVLLDGAFRVLSNLAWTNQGPILPEDLEEVRIQALLSGQPLQVSHVDKFPYLVNYHLPSGVRIASGAQVRLGAYLGEGTTIMQAGFVNFNAGTEGQAMVEGRISAGVFVGDKTDIGGGASIMGTLSGGNTHVIEIGSQCLLGANAGTGISLGDGCTLAAGLYLTAGTKVSLYNQTGQPLNLAGEVVEHGQNRVHARELSGRGFLLFYQDSVSGEVVCKPNPRTIALNPELHSHN